The DNA sequence GAGATGGGTGAGAAGGACGATCTACGCAGTGAAATTCAGGACCTTGAAAAACGCATAAAAAGAAAGCGGCTGAGTTCCGAAGCCAGCACCAAGATGCGCCATGAGCTCAAGAAGCTGAAACTCATGAGCCCCATGTCGGCCGAAGCCACGGTGGTACGCAATTACATCGATTGGGTGCTGGCCCTTCCCTGGTATGAGAAGACCAAAGATAAGCTCGACATCGTCGAAGCCGAGCGGATTCTCAATGAAGACCACTATGGCTTGGAGAAACCCAAGGAGCGTATCCTGGAGTATCTGGCGGTCCAGAGCCTGGTGAAAAAAATGAAAGGGCCAATCCTCTGTCTGGTGGGTCCACCGGGTGTGGGCAAAACGTCGCTGGCCAAGTCCGTGGCTCGGGCCTTGGGGCGCAATTTTGTGCGGCTCTCTTTGGGCGGCGTCCGGGACGAAGCCGAGATCCGCGGTCACCGGCGGACGTATATCGGCGCTCTACCCGGCAAGATTATCCAGTCCTTGCGCAAGGCTAAAACAAACAATCCGGTCTTCTGTCTGGACGAAGTGGACAAAATGAGCACCGATTTCCGGGGTGACCCCTCCGCCGCCCTGCTGGAGGTCTTGGATCCGGAACAGAACAACGCCTTCAACGATCATTATCTGGACATGGACTATGATCTCTCCGAAGTCATGTTCATCACTACGGCCAATACCCTCTATTCTATTCCACTGCCGCTGCAGGACCGGATGGAGATTATCCGCATTCCGGGTTATACCGAAGTGGAGAAGCTCAATATTGCGCAGTTATTTTTAATTCCGAAGCAGCGGCAGGCTAATGGCTTGACCCCGGAGAATATCGAATTTTCCGAAAACGCTATCCTGAACGTCATCCGCCAATACACTCGGGAAGCCGGAGTACGGAATCTGGAGCGGGAGATTGCCGGCATCTGCCGAAAGGTGGCGCGGGAAGTAGCTAAAGAGGGGTTGGAACATAAAGTCCGGGTTTCTAGTCAAACCGTCTCCAAATACCTGGGTGTACCTAAATTTCGCTTCGGCCGCAGCGAGGAAAAAGACGAAGTGGGTCTCACCACCGGGTTGGCTTGGACCGAATTCGGCGGTGAACTCCTTCTGACCGAGGTAGTTATCCTCCCCGGCCGCGGGAAACTTATCATTACCGGCAAGCTGGGCGAAGTGATGCAGGAATCGGCCCAGGCCGCTATGAGCTATGTCCGCTCTCGAGCCAGCGATCTCGGACTGCCCCTGGACTTCTACCGGCGGGTGGATATTCATATCCACATTCCCGAAGGGGCCATACCCAAAGACGGTCCCTCGGCCGGCATCACTCTGGCCACTACTCTGGTTTCGGCCCTGCTCAAGATTCCGGTGCATCGGGATATCGCCATGACCGGCGAAATAACTCTGCGCGGACGAGTACTACCTATCGGCGGACTAAAGGAAAAGATCATCGCCGCCCACCGGGGACAGATCAAAACCGTACTTATTCCGAAGGATAACGAAAAGGATCTGAAAGATATTCCACCCCGGATTCTCAAGGCCGTCGAGGTCATTCCGGTGGAGCACATGGATGAAGTATTGTTGCGGGCCCTGGTCCTCGAAAAACCTGAGACTTTATTCAAGCCCAGGCCAGACGCCGATCAGATGCCGTCCCCGGCCTTTCTGCCGGCTGCGGCCGAGACCCCCGGTGACCACGAGATTCATGCCCACTAGGCAAGGTTAAGATCACGGGTGAATTAAGCAAGCACTAAGCTTGACAAACCATGGGGTCGTTTGATATACCATTAAAACTTACGCAGAGGCGGGCGGATAGCTCAGCTGGGAGAGCATCGGCCTTACAAGCCGGGGGTCACAGGTTCGAACCCTGTTCCGCCTACCAACCTTGCAGAAAAAAGTCAGCCTAATCGGGGGCGTAGTTCAGTTGGTTAGAACGCCGGCCTGTCACGCCGGAGGTCGCGAGTTCGAGTCTCGTCGTCCCCGCCATGAATATCAAGGGGGTTAGCAATCTAAGCTAACCTCTCTTTTATTCTTCCCCCTCATTCTATCCCACACATTAGCCTGAATACTCACTACCAAAGCCCAGAGGATGTCTGTCGAGAGGTGGTGCCCTTGGAATCCTACACCACCACCCTGCGGCGTCAGGTTATCGACGTGGCTGCCAAGATTGTGCGGCATGCAGGCCAGGTCATCTTCAAAGTGACCGAGGCCACCATGGCGCGGTTGCAGTTTGCCAAATTTTGCGCTCGCAGCAACATGCCACCACCGTTTGTTTGGACCTGACGGCCGGATAGAGTTGGTGCATTCCTCACCTGCGTGATTGTGCCACTCCCTCGAAATTCCTAAGATGAAATGAATCGTTCATTGCAACCTAAATGTATAATAAACATTTAATAAAATATATTATTATTGTAAGTTCTCATTTCTTCTGGTATCTTGTGATCATGCGATCGAAAGCAGAAATCCGTATCTTGTTGAAGCGCCTGGATGGAGAGCCTGCCGATGCTCTGGAAGACGAGAGCCTCGAGTTTAAGCCCTGGGAGGGCGACCTGAAGACCTTGCATCGTCTCCTTCGCGAAGCGGTGGTGTGCCTGGCCAACGCCCGGGGAGGCACCGTTGTCCTGGGTGTCAGAGACAGAGTTAGAACCAGGCGGGAGGCTATACAGGGGGTGGGCCGCTACGACATCTTCGGACTCAAGCGGGCAATATATGGCGGCACCGACCCCCACATCCTGGTGGAGATCGAGGAACTTACAGAGCCCGAAGGTACACTCCTCTTGGTGCATGTGCCACGAGGTTTACCCCCACACACCACCAGCGATGGCGTTGCCAAGGT is a window from the Desulfobacca acetoxidans DSM 11109 genome containing:
- the lon gene encoding endopeptidase La, encoding MIFKLNRPKSSTEGFKKEIEMVPLLPLRDIVIFPHIMVPLFIGRERSIAALEHAMGQDSLILLCTQKDAKKDDPSENDIYRVGVLGNILQLLRLPDGTVKALIEGKKRAEIRHFLSNPNYFIVEVEEIVESYEHTTEVEALMRTNLVSFEQYIKLNKKIPQEVLQAINTLTDPGWLADNIASHLAIKIEEKQPLLEIVHPVKRLEKVLYVMQREIEVLQIEGRIKSRVKKQMEKTQKEYYLNEQIRAIQKEMGEKDDLRSEIQDLEKRIKRKRLSSEASTKMRHELKKLKLMSPMSAEATVVRNYIDWVLALPWYEKTKDKLDIVEAERILNEDHYGLEKPKERILEYLAVQSLVKKMKGPILCLVGPPGVGKTSLAKSVARALGRNFVRLSLGGVRDEAEIRGHRRTYIGALPGKIIQSLRKAKTNNPVFCLDEVDKMSTDFRGDPSAALLEVLDPEQNNAFNDHYLDMDYDLSEVMFITTANTLYSIPLPLQDRMEIIRIPGYTEVEKLNIAQLFLIPKQRQANGLTPENIEFSENAILNVIRQYTREAGVRNLEREIAGICRKVAREVAKEGLEHKVRVSSQTVSKYLGVPKFRFGRSEEKDEVGLTTGLAWTEFGGELLLTEVVILPGRGKLIITGKLGEVMQESAQAAMSYVRSRASDLGLPLDFYRRVDIHIHIPEGAIPKDGPSAGITLATTLVSALLKIPVHRDIAMTGEITLRGRVLPIGGLKEKIIAAHRGQIKTVLIPKDNEKDLKDIPPRILKAVEVIPVEHMDEVLLRALVLEKPETLFKPRPDADQMPSPAFLPAAAETPGDHEIHAH